One Aneurinibacillus migulanus genomic region harbors:
- a CDS encoding recombinase family protein: MIGIYARVSTEEQAKSGFSLKDQIRECQKKAGTDNYKQYIDQGISGEFLDRPALSQLRQDVRDGLITKVVCLDPDRLSRKLMHQLLITEEFDQKGIQLIFVNGEYARTPEGQLFYSMRGAIAEFEKAKINERMSRGRREKARQGRVLRDFQVYGYNYDKENEQMVINEEEAAIVRLIFDLFTKPWKVQGMNGIALYLTKEGIPTKRGKGVWHRQVVRQILMNEAYIGEFYQNRWNTEGMLGNKHKSKEEHVPMKERPREEWILIPCPSIIEQEQFEYAQKLLQDSRRRWAKTGLHEYLLSGLLRCANCGNTMTGRRAKNWGKYVYEYTDRKNTAGTQHKGCGRTIKAENLDNEVWEAIRSWLKHPNEVAAATEIDKEQQEKFSVELIEIGRLQKEIEKVKIGRKRLFTLFVDGMDIKEKEIREQIHFLKEKEEKATKKLEKLKARVREAKEAQFNQHLLSEAAEYYLTRQHDKLTLEDRKQLIRQLVREIIVYEERIEIFTY; the protein is encoded by the coding sequence GTGATCGGAATCTATGCACGAGTGAGCACAGAGGAACAAGCGAAGAGCGGCTTCAGCCTGAAAGATCAGATTAGGGAGTGTCAGAAGAAGGCTGGAACAGATAACTATAAGCAATATATAGATCAAGGAATTTCTGGCGAATTCTTAGACCGGCCGGCATTATCACAGCTTCGTCAGGATGTTCGGGACGGATTGATTACGAAGGTGGTTTGCTTAGACCCTGACCGTTTATCACGTAAGCTTATGCATCAGCTTCTTATTACCGAAGAGTTCGATCAAAAAGGTATTCAGTTGATTTTCGTAAATGGTGAGTATGCCCGAACGCCAGAAGGTCAGCTATTTTACAGTATGCGTGGTGCGATTGCGGAGTTTGAAAAAGCGAAAATCAATGAACGGATGAGCCGTGGTCGGCGGGAGAAAGCACGGCAGGGAAGAGTACTTCGTGATTTTCAAGTGTATGGTTACAACTACGATAAAGAGAACGAGCAGATGGTTATTAATGAAGAGGAGGCTGCGATCGTTCGTCTCATATTTGATTTGTTTACGAAACCATGGAAGGTACAGGGGATGAACGGGATTGCTCTTTACCTTACAAAAGAAGGAATCCCTACAAAAAGAGGAAAAGGCGTATGGCACCGTCAGGTAGTACGTCAAATTCTGATGAATGAAGCCTACATAGGCGAGTTTTATCAGAATCGATGGAACACAGAAGGGATGTTAGGGAATAAACATAAAAGCAAAGAAGAACACGTTCCGATGAAAGAACGTCCAAGGGAGGAATGGATTCTTATTCCTTGTCCTTCTATCATTGAGCAGGAACAATTTGAATATGCTCAGAAGTTACTACAGGACTCCCGAAGAAGGTGGGCTAAAACAGGATTGCATGAGTATCTTTTGAGTGGATTGCTGCGTTGTGCTAATTGTGGAAATACGATGACCGGCCGTCGTGCAAAAAATTGGGGAAAGTATGTATATGAATATACAGATAGAAAAAATACAGCTGGTACTCAGCATAAAGGCTGTGGAAGAACGATAAAAGCTGAAAACTTGGATAATGAAGTGTGGGAAGCAATCAGGAGTTGGCTAAAGCACCCGAATGAAGTAGCGGCAGCAACCGAGATAGATAAGGAACAACAGGAGAAATTTTCCGTCGAACTAATAGAGATTGGGCGTTTGCAGAAGGAAATCGAAAAAGTAAAAATAGGCCGGAAAAGACTTTTTACGTTATTTGTTGATGGAATGGATATAAAAGAAAAAGAGATACGTGAACAAATACATTTTTTGAAGGAGAAAGAAGAAAAAGCGACGAAGAAATTAGAAAAATTGAAAGCAAGGGTTAGGGAAGCGAAGGAAGCGCAGTTTAATCAGCACCTGTTGAGCGAGGCAGCAGAATATTATTTGACCAGGCAGCATGATAAATTAACATTAGAGGATAGGAAGCAGTTAATTCGTCAGTTAGTGCGTGAGATTATCGTGTATGAGGAACGAATAGAGATATTTACGTACTAA
- a CDS encoding AlwI family type II restriction endonuclease: MTERKVWFITRPERDPKFHREALLALQKATNGFTVKWSGNRTAHLAYEQALADAEVKRPNISNDGSGGRTWAAMLKTFAYCYTNEEGYLVPTKVGEALLKRHKVFDNVKKQILTLQIPNAYFLEAGFRPKFDESFRIRPARFLIRLVNQEELAYHVTKEEITFFALTASKDSQLSEITAKIKAFRVASSAERLEMKADIAAQYDHRERTDKGARDFETAHSDVAHTFMLICDATGMVEYIRGQSLRVNPEENQKLSQELEELEARYPFNNRYKISLERMAENNGLDVESYKASRNSGKGQATNAAKRLRKINEIMNAYPNPAALPQEELERILAEEVGPREAQKYAFELKESQVAFSGLNTEFVESYLYEEDNLRFEDKTGEVLKAIGFDVEMRPKPASMERTEIEIMVKYGDRQCGIIDAKNYRQKFALSASLTSHMASEYIPNYQGYKGLNVQFFGYVTAADFSGEKNLEKISNKVQEHTSSRDIKGLMLSAKVLLGFLDYCLENDIPENERVNLFIRAVQNRGYKTLGEMLKEAKY, translated from the coding sequence ATGACAGAAAGAAAAGTCTGGTTTATTACAAGACCGGAGCGTGATCCAAAGTTTCACAGGGAAGCCCTTCTGGCTCTGCAGAAAGCAACAAACGGCTTCACAGTAAAGTGGTCCGGAAACCGCACAGCACATCTCGCATATGAGCAGGCGCTGGCCGATGCTGAGGTAAAGCGTCCAAACATCAGTAATGATGGCTCTGGTGGACGAACATGGGCCGCAATGCTGAAGACATTTGCCTACTGCTATACAAACGAAGAGGGCTACCTTGTACCGACCAAAGTCGGAGAAGCACTGTTAAAAAGGCACAAAGTATTCGACAACGTTAAAAAACAGATTCTCACTCTTCAGATTCCGAATGCCTATTTTCTGGAGGCCGGATTCCGGCCAAAATTTGATGAATCTTTCCGTATTCGTCCAGCCCGGTTCCTGATCCGCCTAGTAAATCAAGAGGAGCTGGCCTACCACGTCACGAAAGAAGAAATTACTTTCTTTGCGCTAACAGCATCAAAGGACAGCCAGTTGTCAGAGATTACAGCAAAAATCAAAGCATTTCGCGTTGCTTCTTCTGCTGAAAGACTAGAAATGAAAGCAGACATCGCTGCTCAATATGACCATCGTGAGCGAACAGATAAAGGGGCGCGCGATTTTGAGACTGCTCACTCTGATGTTGCCCATACCTTTATGCTAATCTGCGACGCCACAGGAATGGTTGAGTACATTCGCGGTCAATCCCTGAGGGTAAATCCAGAAGAAAATCAGAAGCTTAGCCAGGAGTTGGAGGAGCTGGAGGCACGGTATCCCTTCAACAACCGATACAAAATTTCCCTAGAACGGATGGCAGAAAACAATGGTCTTGATGTCGAAAGCTACAAGGCGAGCCGTAATAGCGGAAAAGGACAAGCGACAAATGCAGCAAAGAGACTGAGAAAAATAAACGAAATCATGAACGCGTATCCCAATCCCGCTGCTTTGCCGCAGGAAGAACTGGAGAGAATCCTCGCAGAAGAGGTCGGTCCGCGTGAAGCTCAAAAGTATGCATTCGAATTAAAAGAAAGTCAGGTAGCCTTCAGCGGACTGAATACAGAGTTCGTAGAGAGTTATCTGTATGAAGAAGACAATCTCCGATTCGAAGACAAAACAGGGGAAGTGCTCAAAGCGATCGGTTTTGACGTTGAAATGCGGCCCAAACCTGCATCCATGGAGCGAACAGAAATTGAGATCATGGTGAAGTATGGCGATAGGCAGTGCGGTATTATTGATGCCAAGAACTACCGGCAAAAGTTTGCTCTTTCTGCCTCACTGACATCGCATATGGCATCCGAGTATATACCGAACTATCAGGGATACAAGGGGCTTAATGTACAGTTTTTTGGATATGTAACCGCTGCTGACTTTTCTGGCGAAAAAAATCTTGAAAAAATCAGCAATAAAGTACAGGAACACACTTCTAGCAGAGACATAAAAGGACTAATGCTCAGCGCTAAAGTATTGCTTGGATTTCTTGATTACTGCTTAGAGAACGATATTCCCGAAAACGAACGTGTGAATCTGTTTATACGCGCTGTCCAAAACCGGGGCTACAAAACGCTGGGAGAGATGCTGAAAGAAGCTAAATACTAA
- a CDS encoding tyrosine-type recombinase/integrase → MKKRSSSIQKLNTVDGNSSTENRKKITQNASSVTYFSANCIAPPQTGYTFDIKTVTLESLVKHVSTLFNINSSNIQEYKGPQAINEWILDNLAKEKITVKELYAFLASQKNKHPFGFYDNYKFIIKFLQYVALMSHVSIQQIQKEMLTQKETFISFAKQTHITPKKFKLLSKMFTLFFPKLELSDFIHCSHSTKNFVIDHPTITACNKSAKKYGITESTMLKNNRHYTKFLIWLKNTFTEFSDYNLNFLPLFKITSEHLVEFRHHLIRKVQREEISQRYASDVFYTVRALFARMHQMKLTIHDIAEQVNGIEFDKYVYRKIPSDMEISHLLEISDIYSPNPKLYRLAFSLMLFLGFRPQEMSELKWKDINLETQKISVLGKGKATLLPLPAVLTAQFKELTPTDQKGFVFHSNPKNFKNKLLDFYTLFKLIASWNEYPGGLYLFRHTFITRLSEQNQYTPQVIMYLARHERPESTSLYIHREEKVLRMAINQLYFKTREEK, encoded by the coding sequence ATGAAAAAACGTTCCTCTTCTATCCAAAAGCTTAATACAGTTGACGGAAACAGCTCGACAGAAAACAGGAAAAAAATTACACAGAATGCTTCTTCTGTGACATATTTTTCCGCAAATTGTATAGCACCGCCTCAAACTGGTTACACTTTTGACATTAAAACAGTTACTCTGGAAAGTTTGGTGAAACATGTGAGTACTTTGTTCAACATAAACAGCAGTAATATACAAGAATATAAAGGACCACAAGCCATCAACGAATGGATTCTTGACAATCTTGCAAAAGAAAAAATAACTGTCAAAGAACTCTATGCCTTCTTGGCTTCACAAAAGAACAAGCATCCTTTTGGGTTTTATGATAACTATAAGTTTATCATAAAGTTTTTACAGTATGTCGCACTTATGTCTCATGTTAGTATTCAGCAAATTCAAAAGGAAATGTTAACTCAAAAAGAAACATTCATTTCCTTTGCTAAACAGACCCATATTACTCCAAAAAAGTTTAAACTGCTCAGCAAAATGTTCACCTTATTTTTTCCAAAGTTAGAGCTGTCTGATTTTATACATTGCTCCCATTCTACCAAAAACTTTGTAATAGATCACCCGACGATCACAGCATGCAATAAGTCAGCAAAGAAATATGGTATTACCGAGTCTACTATGCTCAAAAACAATCGTCATTATACAAAGTTCTTGATATGGTTAAAAAACACTTTTACAGAATTCAGTGACTATAACTTAAATTTTCTACCTCTATTTAAAATTACTTCCGAGCATTTAGTAGAATTTCGACATCATCTTATTCGGAAAGTTCAAAGAGAAGAAATCTCTCAGCGCTATGCAAGTGATGTATTTTATACCGTACGTGCACTTTTTGCGCGAATGCATCAAATGAAGCTCACAATTCACGACATTGCCGAGCAAGTAAATGGCATTGAATTTGACAAGTATGTATATCGTAAAATTCCATCTGACATGGAAATCAGTCATTTGCTAGAAATATCCGATATATACTCACCAAATCCAAAATTGTATAGGCTTGCATTCTCCCTGATGCTATTTTTAGGCTTTCGACCTCAAGAAATGAGTGAGCTGAAGTGGAAAGACATAAACTTAGAAACTCAAAAAATTTCTGTTTTAGGAAAAGGGAAAGCTACTCTTCTACCTCTTCCTGCGGTTCTCACAGCACAATTTAAAGAGTTAACTCCTACAGATCAAAAGGGGTTCGTTTTCCATTCGAATCCAAAAAACTTCAAAAATAAACTTCTTGATTTTTATACACTGTTTAAGCTTATAGCAAGCTGGAATGAATATCCTGGAGGTCTGTATCTGTTTCGTCATACTTTTATCACCCGACTATCAGAGCAGAATCAATATACCCCACAGGTCATTATGTATTTAGCTCGCCACGAACGTCCTGAAAGCACCAGTTTGTATATTCACAGAGAAGAAAAAGTTCTTCGAATGGCCATCAACCAATTATATTTTAAAACCAGGGAGGAAAAATAA
- a CDS encoding tyrosine-type recombinase/integrase encodes MKHILLDSAYYQKWKSYSTLKESSIRTYTRELKKFEKFIIQCGYTGTLNFDKFYYYEPSDEYAPINENFIDQYIVYLREELGASNHMLYDNIVYLRNFFGFLYDMRMIQHNPVAYYPNPYYERKIIDRSLSEEQCKRMLQAAVILDPFFRQYHVLLHLLLITGLRTREVISLTMYQIDLERKVIYVDEGQKTSANVVYISNSLCDDLRRYLSHPTFQAWVEKGNTQVFFQNQKPFTDDGINKLIKKISERAGIERPVTVYTFRHTMAYLMQKAGSDISIIQRQLRHQMVSTTIRYLPPV; translated from the coding sequence ATGAAGCATATTTTGCTGGATTCAGCCTATTATCAAAAATGGAAAAGTTATAGTACCCTCAAAGAGAGTTCCATACGAACCTATACACGCGAACTGAAAAAGTTCGAAAAGTTCATTATACAGTGTGGTTACACGGGAACGCTCAATTTTGACAAATTTTATTACTACGAACCTTCAGATGAGTACGCACCAATTAATGAAAATTTTATTGATCAATATATCGTCTATCTACGAGAAGAACTGGGTGCTTCAAACCATATGCTGTACGATAACATTGTATATCTCCGAAATTTCTTTGGATTTTTGTATGATATGCGTATGATTCAACATAATCCTGTTGCCTACTATCCAAATCCATATTATGAACGAAAAATTATTGACCGTTCACTGTCTGAAGAACAATGTAAACGTATGCTACAAGCAGCGGTAATCCTCGACCCATTTTTTCGTCAGTATCACGTATTACTCCATCTCCTGCTCATTACAGGTCTGCGTACACGGGAAGTTATTTCACTCACTATGTACCAAATCGACCTGGAAAGGAAAGTAATCTATGTAGATGAAGGGCAAAAAACATCAGCGAATGTTGTATATATCAGCAACTCGCTCTGTGATGATTTACGACGGTATCTTTCTCATCCAACATTTCAAGCCTGGGTTGAGAAAGGAAACACGCAGGTATTTTTTCAAAACCAAAAACCTTTCACTGATGATGGAATTAATAAGTTAATCAAAAAAATTAGCGAAAGGGCTGGTATTGAAAGACCTGTAACCGTGTATACATTTCGTCATACAATGGCTTATCTTATGCAAAAAGCAGGAAGCGACATTTCTATTATTCAGAGGCAGCTTCGTCATCAAATGGTTTCCACTACGATAAGGTACTTGCCTCCAGTGTAA
- a CDS encoding polysaccharide deacetylase family protein — MQKSRLQEARLRKARRKSILIWSAIVCLGIIILVNLIFHPLDKYLAHANEPDITVGKEKPAQEKEKQTQQPANSLQGDTNKQQQQIQQQTQEGTTQIQEQVSQEGPHPLPLGKLINNIPTKDNKTIYLTFDDGPNEHTAEIVSILEKNKINASFFWIGDKVTDKMGEFGHQMIEKGNVIGSHTMHHDALGKESGAKQKNDLKQAASLIGDKVGHKVTYMRPPYGSVNAETRKITKELGQYIMFWEVDSLDWSLAHKPEQILTNIKNGKVKPGSIILMHERKQTVEMLPKVIEYLRSQGYNFAALPASPVPEEAKTK; from the coding sequence TTGCAAAAATCAAGATTACAGGAAGCAAGGTTGCGGAAAGCCAGAAGGAAAAGCATTTTAATTTGGTCTGCCATTGTATGTTTAGGGATTATTATTTTAGTTAATCTCATCTTTCATCCATTGGATAAATATTTAGCACACGCTAATGAACCTGATATTACTGTAGGAAAAGAAAAGCCAGCGCAGGAAAAAGAAAAGCAGACACAACAACCGGCTAATTCTTTACAAGGTGACACAAATAAACAACAGCAGCAAATTCAGCAACAAACACAGGAGGGAACAACACAGATCCAAGAGCAAGTATCCCAGGAAGGCCCTCATCCGTTACCTCTTGGGAAGCTCATTAATAACATTCCAACAAAGGATAACAAGACTATTTATTTAACTTTTGATGATGGACCTAATGAACATACAGCGGAAATCGTTTCTATTCTTGAAAAAAATAAGATTAACGCTTCTTTCTTTTGGATCGGTGATAAAGTAACAGATAAAATGGGTGAATTTGGCCATCAGATGATAGAAAAAGGAAATGTGATTGGTTCACATACTATGCATCATGATGCACTTGGTAAAGAAAGCGGAGCTAAGCAAAAAAATGATTTAAAACAAGCAGCTAGCCTGATTGGAGATAAAGTTGGACATAAGGTTACTTATATGCGTCCGCCTTACGGATCGGTAAATGCGGAAACTAGAAAGATTACGAAAGAACTTGGTCAGTATATTATGTTTTGGGAAGTAGATAGCCTGGATTGGAGTCTAGCTCATAAACCAGAACAAATTCTAACAAACATTAAAAATGGAAAAGTAAAGCCAGGTTCGATTATTCTAATGCACGAGCGTAAGCAGACGGTTGAAATGCTTCCAAAGGTTATTGAGTATTTACGAAGCCAAGGCTATAATTTTGCAGCATTACCTGCTTCTCCTGTACCAGAAGAAGCAAAAACGAAATAG
- a CDS encoding tyrosine-type recombinase/integrase, with translation MPITKSQSPLQSLHADIQSIIATYGPELLEKALKEAGLSSPTLESQKEEIAFEQACEFFITCSKFLGLSKTSQETYLYELGLFQNFIFAKLGKDSMLEQTAEPSLLVEYLSACQNSNTRSKKSAFLRTFFKTTFRHFWMMDITDLKGILKITWSEDYLPRAFTREQLGELIKRSQLQRTGQRDHVIIWTFLGSGIRLNELCNLQIGDIEPVRQTIKVIAKGKSTKRERMINQHALFILLEYIYFKYACLKEELTEAEFSKLYVFSNDNGQTAIQRRTVQHMITKLIKQTKSIPEDQKKRYSTHTFRHCFAVYALEEGIDIYTLSKLLGHDSINSTAVYLKLFDEHLKRAIERHPFASVNM, from the coding sequence ATGCCTATTACCAAAAGTCAGTCTCCACTTCAATCATTACACGCTGATATTCAATCTATCATAGCAACATATGGACCAGAGCTTCTTGAAAAAGCCTTGAAAGAAGCTGGTCTCTCATCTCCTACTCTGGAATCTCAAAAAGAAGAGATAGCGTTTGAGCAAGCCTGCGAATTTTTTATCACATGTTCAAAGTTTCTTGGTCTAAGCAAAACTTCTCAAGAAACTTATTTATATGAACTCGGCTTGTTTCAAAACTTTATTTTTGCAAAGCTCGGGAAAGACTCTATGCTAGAACAGACAGCTGAACCTTCGCTGCTTGTTGAATATCTTTCTGCATGCCAAAATTCAAACACTCGATCAAAAAAGAGTGCATTTCTCCGAACATTTTTCAAAACTACTTTTCGTCACTTCTGGATGATGGATATCACTGACTTAAAAGGTATTTTGAAGATTACTTGGTCTGAAGATTATCTACCACGAGCATTTACGCGTGAACAATTAGGAGAATTAATCAAGCGTTCTCAATTGCAGCGAACTGGTCAGAGAGATCATGTTATCATTTGGACTTTTCTTGGTTCTGGAATTCGGCTCAATGAGCTATGTAATCTGCAAATCGGAGATATAGAACCCGTACGCCAAACCATAAAGGTTATAGCTAAGGGAAAAAGCACCAAAAGAGAGCGAATGATCAATCAACATGCACTATTCATCCTCTTAGAGTATATCTACTTTAAGTATGCTTGTCTCAAAGAAGAATTAACGGAAGCGGAATTTAGTAAGCTATACGTTTTTTCCAACGATAATGGTCAAACAGCCATTCAAAGACGAACCGTTCAACATATGATTACCAAACTCATTAAGCAGACAAAATCCATTCCAGAAGACCAGAAAAAGCGCTACAGCACCCATACTTTTCGCCACTGCTTCGCTGTGTATGCTCTTGAAGAAGGTATTGATATTTATACACTCAGTAAACTCCTGGGCCATGATTCAATAAATTCTACTGCTGTATATTTGAAGTTGTTCGACGAACATTTGAAGAGAGCTATCGAGCGCCATCCATTTGCTTCGGTTAATATGTAA
- a CDS encoding HhH-GPD family protein, translating into MIEQKGSFWNEILNWSQEHGRDFPWRRTNNAFHVLIAEFLLQQTNVRKVEEVYQEILETYPTPGQLADADISELERIIAPIGLIYRAARLKKAAGIIYHEHSGKVPDNEKELKQLPGVGDYIVNAVLCYGLGKPMVPIDTNVIRLFSRYFGYQSAKKRPHTDRELAVKIRKHYRRFSDTRAANLAVLDFAAHICTARNPKHETCPIRHTCFYYNEEVKAKSFY; encoded by the coding sequence ATGATAGAGCAAAAGGGTTCATTTTGGAATGAGATTTTAAACTGGAGTCAGGAACATGGAAGGGACTTTCCGTGGCGAAGAACAAATAACGCTTTTCATGTGCTGATTGCCGAATTCCTGCTTCAGCAGACGAACGTCCGTAAGGTAGAGGAGGTTTATCAGGAAATTTTAGAGACCTATCCAACTCCTGGACAACTGGCAGACGCTGATATTTCTGAATTGGAGCGCATTATTGCACCCATTGGACTTATTTACCGTGCCGCACGCCTAAAGAAAGCAGCGGGCATAATATATCACGAGCACAGCGGGAAGGTGCCTGATAATGAAAAGGAACTGAAACAGCTACCCGGCGTTGGTGACTACATTGTAAATGCAGTTCTGTGCTATGGTTTGGGGAAACCAATGGTACCAATTGATACAAATGTGATTCGCCTGTTCTCCCGCTATTTCGGCTATCAGTCTGCCAAAAAACGGCCTCATACAGACAGAGAGTTGGCTGTGAAAATTCGAAAGCACTACAGACGATTTAGCGATACAAGAGCTGCAAATCTGGCCGTGCTTGATTTTGCGGCGCATATCTGTACAGCAAGAAATCCTAAGCATGAAACATGCCCGATTAGGCATACTTGTTTTTATTATAATGAAGAAGTAAAGGCAAAAAGTTTTTACTGA
- a CDS encoding recombinase family protein, with amino-acid sequence MYTAIYIRVSTGMQATEGTGLEGQYEACLKKAQEFLVSASAIKLYKEDGFTGEDISRPAMNELRSDVSAGRIERVIITHPDRLTRDLTDKLILCREFEKSNVELVFVDTEYRNTPEGQLFFNLMSSIAQYELSLIKKRTVRGRLKAVEKDKKIMPMRVAPYGFNMVNNKLLVNEEEAEFVKKVYHWYVYEGLTLREIGERLFTLGAEPKRAESRNWGASSIRRILTSEIYIGKYYYNRRQTSKVKGEKTKSGSPRKTYSFRDKSEWIMLDVPPIIDEQLFELAQRQREVNTKKSGNVKYEYLLKSLIRCGHCGRMWQSTTYSGRVDKQTGKRMKYMCYRCPNLFPKKYGEGVEKCCTKSLRAEELDRYIWGLILETISNPDDYIQRITRQSGDILENLLSTASLLQKQVEQKEKEKEKIKTMFKREVIDEKEMVDEMQKINTAMRTIQAELEKYEEQVVLHKEKEMSADRIKEIAQLINQFVDNEGRDLTFDEKRTIVEALVDEIIIRFNDNSVEVTAVGALDELKRQRLLQHCHDVGSGLYHQEI; translated from the coding sequence ATGTATACAGCGATTTATATACGTGTGTCAACAGGAATGCAGGCGACGGAAGGAACCGGTTTAGAAGGGCAGTATGAAGCGTGCCTGAAAAAAGCACAGGAATTCTTGGTGTCTGCATCAGCCATTAAGTTATATAAAGAAGATGGGTTTACCGGTGAAGATATTAGTCGGCCAGCGATGAATGAACTACGGAGCGATGTAAGTGCGGGTAGAATTGAGCGTGTCATTATCACTCACCCTGACCGGCTTACCCGTGATTTAACAGATAAGCTCATCTTGTGTCGGGAGTTTGAAAAAAGCAATGTTGAGCTTGTTTTTGTGGATACGGAATATCGAAACACGCCAGAAGGACAGTTGTTCTTTAATCTGATGAGTTCGATTGCGCAGTATGAATTATCATTAATTAAAAAACGTACTGTGCGTGGGCGACTGAAAGCTGTGGAGAAAGATAAGAAAATCATGCCAATGCGGGTAGCTCCATACGGTTTTAACATGGTGAACAATAAGCTTCTAGTTAACGAAGAAGAAGCGGAGTTTGTCAAAAAGGTATATCACTGGTATGTGTATGAAGGGCTGACGCTGCGGGAAATTGGAGAGAGACTGTTTACGCTTGGAGCTGAACCGAAGCGGGCGGAAAGTAGGAACTGGGGTGCAAGCTCAATCCGAAGGATATTGACATCAGAAATATATATTGGAAAGTACTATTACAACCGACGTCAGACTAGCAAGGTAAAGGGGGAGAAAACGAAGTCCGGATCTCCCCGGAAAACATACAGCTTCCGAGATAAAAGTGAATGGATTATGCTGGATGTTCCGCCAATTATCGATGAGCAGCTTTTTGAATTGGCGCAGCGGCAGAGAGAAGTGAATACGAAGAAATCAGGAAATGTAAAATACGAGTATTTATTGAAATCGCTTATTCGCTGCGGCCATTGCGGACGGATGTGGCAGTCGACTACGTATTCGGGTCGTGTGGATAAACAGACAGGTAAGCGAATGAAATATATGTGCTATCGATGTCCGAACCTTTTTCCGAAAAAGTATGGTGAGGGTGTGGAGAAGTGTTGTACAAAATCACTTCGAGCGGAAGAACTGGATCGGTATATATGGGGCCTTATTCTTGAAACGATTTCGAATCCGGATGACTATATTCAGCGTATAACTAGACAGTCAGGAGATATTCTGGAGAATTTGCTCAGTACGGCATCGCTTCTGCAAAAGCAGGTAGAGCAGAAGGAGAAGGAAAAAGAGAAGATCAAAACGATGTTTAAGCGAGAAGTCATTGACGAAAAAGAAATGGTGGATGAAATGCAGAAAATAAACACCGCTATGAGAACGATACAGGCTGAGTTGGAGAAGTATGAGGAGCAGGTGGTTCTTCATAAAGAGAAGGAAATGTCAGCTGACAGAATAAAGGAAATTGCCCAGCTAATTAATCAATTTGTTGATAATGAGGGTAGAGATCTTACTTTTGATGAGAAACGTACAATTGTGGAAGCACTTGTAGATGAGATCATAATTCGATTTAATGATAACAGTGTTGAGGTTACAGCAGTAGGGGCGCTGGATGAATTAAAGCGTCAACGACTGCTTCAGCATTGCCATGACGTCGGTTCGGGTTTATATCACCAAGAAATTTGA